In Cryptomeria japonica chromosome 10, Sugi_1.0, whole genome shotgun sequence, a genomic segment contains:
- the LOC131858804 gene encoding uncharacterized protein LOC131858804, translating to MEGGNNGEFTSAFGKKVRFRSPYIKIKAFSPIPYLLKALDFYVRSVSQCAGRANYKGLAGGGFGVPAIVLPKSFTVTSTLTNDDEFSDLVRAASQRSISSPAAQGKEIPIRFRTNDAPSVGRIDEDSP from the coding sequence ATGGAAGGCGGCAATAATGGCGAATTCACTAGTGCTTTTGGGAAAAAGGTCCGATTTAGATCACCGTACATAAAAATTAAGGCTTTTTCCCCAATTCCATACCTTTTGAAAGCCTTAGATTTTTATGTGAGAAGCGTGTCTCAGTGCGCAGGGAGGGCCAATTACAAAGGCCTGGCAGGAGGGGGTTTCGGTGTTCCCGCCATTGTCCTGCCAAAGAGCTTCACCGTGACTTCCACCCTCACAAATGATGATGAATTTTCTGATCTCGTTAGGGCGGCTTCACAGAGGAGTATTTCATCTCCTGCAGCGCAAGGGAAGGAAATTCCGATAAGATTTAGAACTAATGATGCACCTTCTGTTGGAAGGATCGACGAGGATAGCCCCTGA